Proteins encoded by one window of Chitinivibrionales bacterium:
- a CDS encoding DUF3078 domain-containing protein encodes MRIVVLLSLLIVNPRLFAQSDSAVEKNPDRWLMSTNTNLTVNQNAYSESWMGGEQSNFSWAVHLNAKAEKQFNPRVHNENTLKLAFGQTQIGEQDSSGEWHWSRPQKSTDLIDFESVLKFTLKTVIDPFVAGRLVSQFYDLRDPVNERYINPLEITESFGVARQLLKKEDVLTWNGRLGGAVRQYVDRDAWNTDLIPTQKKTEFTNDGGIELVTELTANNREKWWEFSTLLRVYEALLYSDSDEYRKLAGKDPDDNTEPDDWRYPDVNWENSLNINFTKYIMLNVYLQLIYDRDKQPDMYKNSPQLKETMSLGLTFNFKNH; translated from the coding sequence ATGCGAATCGTTGTCCTTTTATCGCTTTTGATCGTTAATCCGCGGCTTTTTGCCCAATCCGATTCTGCCGTGGAAAAGAATCCCGATCGCTGGCTTATGTCTACCAATACAAATCTGACCGTCAATCAGAATGCCTACAGTGAGAGCTGGATGGGGGGTGAGCAGAGCAATTTTTCATGGGCCGTTCATTTGAATGCAAAGGCTGAAAAGCAGTTTAATCCCCGGGTACACAATGAAAACACCTTGAAACTGGCCTTCGGCCAGACCCAGATCGGCGAGCAGGACTCAAGTGGTGAATGGCACTGGTCTCGCCCTCAGAAATCGACCGACCTTATCGATTTTGAATCGGTGTTGAAATTTACGCTGAAAACAGTGATCGATCCGTTCGTTGCCGGACGTCTGGTATCGCAGTTTTATGACCTCCGCGATCCTGTAAACGAACGGTACATAAATCCACTTGAGATTACCGAAAGCTTTGGTGTTGCACGGCAACTGCTTAAAAAAGAAGATGTTCTTACCTGGAATGGCCGATTAGGTGGCGCCGTAAGGCAGTATGTCGACCGGGATGCATGGAATACCGATCTTATCCCCACTCAAAAGAAAACCGAATTTACCAATGATGGCGGAATTGAACTGGTGACTGAACTCACGGCAAATAACAGAGAAAAATGGTGGGAGTTTTCAACCCTTTTGAGGGTCTATGAGGCCCTTCTTTATTCCGACAGCGATGAATATCGGAAATTAGCCGGGAAAGATCCCGACGATAACACCGAACCCGATGATTGGCGGTATCCTGATGTTAACTGGGAAAACAGCCTGAATATCAATTTCACAAAGTATATCATGCTCAATGTATACCTTCAATTGATATACGATCGAGATAAGCAACCGGATATGTACAAAAATAGTCCCCAGTTAAAAGAAACGATGTCCCTGGGGCTTACTTTTAATTTTAAGAACCATTAA